A part of Gambusia affinis linkage group LG19, SWU_Gaff_1.0, whole genome shotgun sequence genomic DNA contains:
- the tefb gene encoding TEF transcription factor, PAR bZIP family member b isoform X2 yields the protein MSAMSEILFGERSEIPDLLKALADYPFSLPAFDEIELEKEKQCSSEDVDGGGGVASSAGGGSRGAGGGGGGGGGGGAGASASLTPAIWEKTIPYDGETFHLEYMDLDEFLLENGIPVSLEEEELQRTLASVETKGKPAPKAVAMAPAAPVSASPTAAKVPASAPPAAPPSDAPSDAEETVTVTTLLPAKIEEDEEEEVEEEEEEEEEGQEEEALTEEAPAEVKGKKTDSKGAERNTPSPIDPDAIEVDVNFQPDPTDLVLSSVPGGELFNPRKHKFSDEELKPQPMIKKAKKVFVPDEQKDDKYWSRRKKNNLAAKRSRDARRLKENQITVRASFLERENAALRQQVAELRKDCGRCKNIVARYEAKYGPL from the exons ATGTCAGCAATGAGTGAAATCCTCTTTGGAGAGAGAAGCGAGATTCCTGATCTCCTAAAAGCCCTGGCTGACTATCCCTTCTCTTTACCAGCTTTTGATGAGATcg AGTTAGAGAAGGAGAAGCAGTGCTCATCGGAGGATGTGGATGGAGGAGGTGGTGTGGCCTCCAGTGCTGGTGGAGGCTCTAGAGgagcaggaggtggaggaggaggaggtggtggaggcgGTGCAGGAGCGTCGGCCTCCCTGACCCCAGCCATCTGGGAGAAGACCATTCCTTACGACGGCGAGACGTTCCACTTGGAGTACATGGACCTGGACGAGTTTCTCCTGGAGAACGGGATCCCGGTGAgcctggaggaagaggagctacAGAGGACTCTGGCCTCCGTGGAAACCAAAGGCAAACCCGCTCCCAAGGCCGTCGCCATGGCTCCCGCTGCACCAGTCTCTGCCTCTCCGACCGCCGCCAAAGTCCCTGCCTCAGCACCGCCCGCCGCGCCTCCCTCCGACGCCCCTTCGGATGCAGAGGAAACCGTGACGGTCACAACGTTACTGCCCGCCAAAATagaagaagacgaagaagaagaagtggaggaggaggaggaggaggaggaggagggacaAGAAGAGGAAGCTTTGACTGAGGAAGCTCCAGCAGAAGTGAAAGGGAAGAAAACAG ACAGTAAAGGTGCAGAACGAAACACGCCCTCCCCCATCGACCCAGACGCCATCGAGGTGGACGTCAACTTCCAGCCGGACCCCACAGACCTGGTCCTGTCCAGCGTTCCTGGGGGAGAGCTGTTCAACCCCCGCAAGCACAAGTTCTCAGACGAGGAGCTGAAGCCCCAGCCCATGatcaaaaaagcaaagaaagtgTTTGTTCCTGACGAGCAAAAG GATGATAAATACTGGTCCAGGAGGAAGAAGAACAACCTGGCAGCAAAGCGTTCCCGCGACGCGCGGCGACTGAAAGAGAACCAGATCACGGTGCGGGCTTCCTTCCTGGAGCGGGAAAACGCCGCGCTGAGGCAGCAGGTTGCTGAGCTGCGCAAGGACTGCGGCCGCTGCAAGAACATCGTGGCCCGCTACGAGGCCAAGTATGGGCctctgtaa
- the tefb gene encoding TEF transcription factor, PAR bZIP family member b isoform X1, translating into MPGKAEVALALPAAAAPQKSYPFVLKKIMDIPPPNILEEGDDELEKEKQCSSEDVDGGGGVASSAGGGSRGAGGGGGGGGGGGAGASASLTPAIWEKTIPYDGETFHLEYMDLDEFLLENGIPVSLEEEELQRTLASVETKGKPAPKAVAMAPAAPVSASPTAAKVPASAPPAAPPSDAPSDAEETVTVTTLLPAKIEEDEEEEVEEEEEEEEEGQEEEALTEEAPAEVKGKKTDSKGAERNTPSPIDPDAIEVDVNFQPDPTDLVLSSVPGGELFNPRKHKFSDEELKPQPMIKKAKKVFVPDEQKDDKYWSRRKKNNLAAKRSRDARRLKENQITVRASFLERENAALRQQVAELRKDCGRCKNIVARYEAKYGPL; encoded by the exons ATGCCTGGCAAAGCCGAGGTGGCATTGGCGCTCCCAGCCGCAGCGGCTCCTCAGAAGTCCTAcccttttgttttaaagaagatCATGGACATCCCACCTCCTAATATCCTGGAGGAAGGAGACGACG AGTTAGAGAAGGAGAAGCAGTGCTCATCGGAGGATGTGGATGGAGGAGGTGGTGTGGCCTCCAGTGCTGGTGGAGGCTCTAGAGgagcaggaggtggaggaggaggaggtggtggaggcgGTGCAGGAGCGTCGGCCTCCCTGACCCCAGCCATCTGGGAGAAGACCATTCCTTACGACGGCGAGACGTTCCACTTGGAGTACATGGACCTGGACGAGTTTCTCCTGGAGAACGGGATCCCGGTGAgcctggaggaagaggagctacAGAGGACTCTGGCCTCCGTGGAAACCAAAGGCAAACCCGCTCCCAAGGCCGTCGCCATGGCTCCCGCTGCACCAGTCTCTGCCTCTCCGACCGCCGCCAAAGTCCCTGCCTCAGCACCGCCCGCCGCGCCTCCCTCCGACGCCCCTTCGGATGCAGAGGAAACCGTGACGGTCACAACGTTACTGCCCGCCAAAATagaagaagacgaagaagaagaagtggaggaggaggaggaggaggaggaggagggacaAGAAGAGGAAGCTTTGACTGAGGAAGCTCCAGCAGAAGTGAAAGGGAAGAAAACAG ACAGTAAAGGTGCAGAACGAAACACGCCCTCCCCCATCGACCCAGACGCCATCGAGGTGGACGTCAACTTCCAGCCGGACCCCACAGACCTGGTCCTGTCCAGCGTTCCTGGGGGAGAGCTGTTCAACCCCCGCAAGCACAAGTTCTCAGACGAGGAGCTGAAGCCCCAGCCCATGatcaaaaaagcaaagaaagtgTTTGTTCCTGACGAGCAAAAG GATGATAAATACTGGTCCAGGAGGAAGAAGAACAACCTGGCAGCAAAGCGTTCCCGCGACGCGCGGCGACTGAAAGAGAACCAGATCACGGTGCGGGCTTCCTTCCTGGAGCGGGAAAACGCCGCGCTGAGGCAGCAGGTTGCTGAGCTGCGCAAGGACTGCGGCCGCTGCAAGAACATCGTGGCCCGCTACGAGGCCAAGTATGGGCctctgtaa
- the LOC122822190 gene encoding protein Tob2, translating to MHLEVKVALNFIVSYLYNKLPRRRADLFGEELERILVSRFEGHWYPEAPLRGSAFRCIHLGAPRDPVVELAAKRSGLDTEEVRANVPAELSVWIDPYEVSYQIGEKGAVKVLYLEDPPGLGCDSERAEAVNGEGKGEAEAEEAKSLGFNPDAQVFVPIGSQASPALMPSLSSSPTPLTAQPGLFSYPSSSTPTDPGVHSSNTSSPSPPSGGLPYLPTQQPPQALPPARPQPITFTTASFAATKFGSTKMKKCTGAGSPANSGVIVPPSQRMLSRSPTTISAPELLKHKPLSLSLHSLGGPIPSQLSPSAKEFVYPGSPGSFFFDADTQPMQPQASPFQPSHSLGSNPTFDPFASPSPQSVGILSSNGGIPYVEKPSFDGLGSYSLQYPNQSFQPVVLAN from the coding sequence ATGCATCTAGAGGTCAAGGTGGCCCTCAACTTTATCGTGTCCTACCTTTACAACAAGCTGCCTCGTCGTCGGGCTGACCTGTTTGGTGAGGAGCTGGAGAGGATACTGGTCTCCCGCTTTGAGGGACACTGGTATCCCGAGGCCCCGCTCAGGGGATCCGCTTTCCGCTGCATCCACTTGGGGGCGCCGAGGGACCCTGTGGTGGAGCTAGCCGCCAAAAGAAGTGGACTGGACACAGAGGAGGTCCGCGCTAATGTCCCCGCGGAGCTCAGCGTGTGGATCGACCCTTATGAGGTTTCCTACCAGATTGGAGAGAAGGGGGCAGTGAAGGTGCTTTACCTGGAGGACCCTCCAGGCCTCGGTTGTGACAGCGAGAGGGCTGAGGCGGTTAACGGAGAAGGCAAAGGAGAGGCGGAGGCTGAGGAGGCCAAGAGCTTGGGATTTAATCCAGATGCTCAGGTGTTTGTGCCAATTGGAAGTCAAGCATCTCCAGCACTCATGCCGTCCCTGTCGAGCTCTCCCACACCTCTGACAGCTCAGCCTGGGCTCTTTAGCTACCCTAGCTCCAGCACACCTACTGACCCTGGCGTCCATTCATCCAACACCTCCTCCCCTTCTCCTCCCAGTGGCGGATTGCCATACCTCCCCACTCAGCAGCCGCCTCAAGCCCTCCCTCCTGCCCGTCCACAGCCCATCACCTTCACCACCGCAAGCTTCGCCGCCACCAAATTCGGTTCCACCAAAATGAAGAAGTGCACTGGAGCCGGGTCGCCGGCCAACTCCGGTGTCATTGTCCCGCCTTCGCAGAGGATGCTCTCCCGCTCTCCCACCACCATCTCGGCACCAGAGCTGCTAAAGCACAAGCCCCTGTCGCTCTCTTTGCACTCCCTTGGAGGTCCGATCCCCAGCCAGCTCTCCCCCAGCGCCAAAGAGTTCGTCTACCCAGGATCCCCGGGCTCCTTTTTCTTTGACGCAGACACCCAACCAATGCAGCCACAAGCCAGCCCCTTCCAACCCTCGCACAGCCTCGGCTCCAATCCGACCTTCGACCCGTTCGCCAGCCCTTCTCCTCAAAGCGTGGGCATCCTTAGCAGCAACGGAGGAATCCCTTATGTGGAGAAACCGTCGTTTGACGGTTTAGGAAGCTACAGCCTGCAATATCCAAACCAGTCTTTCCAGCCTGTGGTGCTGGCCAACTAA